AAATTATTGCAGAAAAGAATCCTACTGAATGGATTATGGATAAAAAAGGCTATTTTCTTATCGATCCACGACCAAAAGAAGGTATTATTTATGCTCACCATTATACTAAAGAAAAAAAATATGATATTTCCATTGAAGGTAAAGACGCTGAAAGCATATATTATACTATTCTTCGAGAAGCATTAGTAAGTACACTCATGCATGCAGCTTATTTAGGCAGTGAACTCCAAAAAGCTGAACAATTTATTCTGAGCAATCAAGGAACCTACGTGCAAGATAAGCCCATTCAATTTCCCGATAACAATGAAAAGTAAACAGACGCCTGAACTGCTCATGCCAGCGGGCGATTTAGAAAAGGCAAAGTTTGCATTTGCTTTTGGTGCAGATGCCGTTTATGCAGGCGTACCACTCTTCTCGCTACGTACTAAAGAAAATAAGTTCAATATTGATGAAATCAAAGAAATTATTGACTATGCTCACAATCTGAACAAAAAAGTATATGTGACAACTAATATTTATCCTCATAACGAAAAATTAGAACCGTTTTTTGCAGCAATTAAAGAATTAGTAAAACTTGGTCCTGACGCATTCATTGTAAGTGACCCTGGAGTTATCCATCACTTTAGAACAACGTATCCACAGGTCTATTTACATCTCTCAGTCCAACAAAATAATGTGAATTGGGCAAGTGCGCAGTTTTGGGGCAGTCAAGGCATCAAAAGAATAATCCTAGCAAGAGAACTAACGCTTGATGAAATAAAAACTATTGTAGAGAAAAATCCTGACATGGAATTTGAAGCGTTTGTGCATGGCGAGATGTGTATTGCATATAGCGGAAGATGTCTGCTTTCTAATTACTTAACAGGTCGTGATGCTAATCAAGGTGCGTGCGCGCAGTCTTGTCGTTGGCAATATAAAGTGCTTGAAGAAAATCTTCGTCCAGGCGAATATCATGACGCGTATGAGGATGAGAACGGCACATACATCATGAATTCTAAAGATTTGTGCGCAATAGAATATCTTAAGGAATTAGCTGATATCGACATATGTTCCTTTAAAGTTGCTGGGAGAAATAAAGGAGTTAATTATGTGGCAATTGTTGCAAAAACCTATCGCCAAGCAATTGACAAGCTTGCTAAAGAAGAAACACCAGACTATGAATCACTCATCAAAGAGCTTGAGTCAGTGGGCAATCGTGGTTTTATTCCTGGTTTTCTAAAAGGTAGGCCAGAAGAACAAGGACAGCGATACGACAAGAACACCATGCTCCAAACCCATGTCTTTACCGGCATTCTTACAAACTATAACAAAGAAACAAAAGAAGCAACCTTTCTTGCCAAAAACAAAACTGATGTTGGCGACACTATCCAAATCATAACACCCACGCAAACAATCACGCACACCATTACTGAGATGAAAAACAGCGAAGAACAACCAATAACATCCATCGCTCCTGGTGCAGGAAAGTTCACCATCACATTACAAGAAGACCAAAACATAGATAGCGATTTCTGCATCGCAAGAAGAGCAGGCAAGCAAAAAAGAAAAGAGTGAGTAAGCGATACAAACATAGAAAAAAGTGCTGCCTTGCAGAAGAATTTAATTCAGCGCATGTTATGTTTTGTTAAAAACATAACATCTCAGTGATGAATGATAAGACGTTCGATGCCGCGCATCGGACAGCACTGCGCAGCACGACAAAAAAGAAAAAATGAAATCTCCAACACCTGCTCAAATCAAATCCTTTCAAAAAAAAATTCTCATATTCTACAAAGAAGAAGGTCGTCATGATTTGCCGTGGCGCCATACTACTGACCGCTACAAAATAATGGTTTCAGAAATAATGCTCCAGCAAACACAAGTCTCCCGCGTCATCGAGAAATATAATAATTGGATAGAAGAATTTCCCACCCCCCAATCTTTAGCAAAGGCAACGCTCGCACAAGTTCTAAAGGCGTGGTCTGGTCTTGGCTATAATGCTCGAGGAAAGCGATTATGGGATGCTGCAAAAATCATTGTAGACCGACACAAAGGAACGGTCCCAAAGAACTCAGAAACGCTGTTGAGCTTGCCCGGAATTGGCCCTTACACTGCTCGCTCCATTCTTATCTTCGCGGATAACGCGCCACTTGCAACTGTTGACACCAATATTAGACGTATTCTTATTCATGAATTTAATCTGCCAGAAACAACCAGTAACAAAGACTTATTCGAATTAGCCGAGCAACTCCTTCCAGAAGGAAAATCTCGTGATTATCACAACGCCCTCATGGATTATGGCTCAATAAAATTGACAAGCAAAAAAAGCGGTATCAAACCTAAAACAACACAAAGTAAATTTGCTGGTTCAAGAAGATTTTATCGAGGACAAATTATCAAATATCTCACAACAAACAAAACTATAACGCTTAAGCAAGCAAAAAAATTGTTCCCTAATTGCAAACATGACTTACAAAGCATTTTCGATGAGCTTATTGCTGAAAAAATATTAGAAGTTAATACGCGCTCTTTTTTTATAAAGAACTAAAACATTTATATGTTATTTCATCATCACAATAAATTATGAAACTAGGAAAGAAAGGCGAACCTGAAAAAAGCATCCTTTTTAGCAGACCAGTTCCTAAGAAAGCATTCTCTGGAAAAACACCAAACATCCTCATTGGTAGTTATGGTTATCCTGAAGTGAATGTTGGCGCGCTTGTTGATGAAGAAAACAATACGACCATTGATAATCCTAAATTTCTTGCTAAAACCAACCGCGATATTAATAATATTCTTACGCAACGTCAATCTCTTATTAATTCTCAGCTCAAAGTTCGCGTTAAAGATATCAAACACAAGTTTGCACAAACTTCGCAAGATATTGCAAAAAGCGCGCTTCCTGTTGACTCTGAAGTACAACTAGAAAAACCATTATCATTAAACGCATCATTTTATGATCAAGCGATGCCTCATGGTCCTAGTGCTCTTCTAAAAAAAATGGATCTCACGAGTAATCCTAAAATTCCTAAGCATATTGAAAGCGCAACGAGTGATAGTGATGTGAAAGCGCAAACAGTAATGGATGAGTTAGGTAAGAAAGGTTTTGATGAATATTATCTTACTCGTCTTCTGAGTACTGGAACCCTTGGGATCGATAGAAAAATTGTGCCGACCAAATGGGCTATTACTGCTGTTGATGATAATCTTGCAAAGGAACTACATAAACAAATTCTTGATTTTCCTGATGCAAATTATGCGCTCCATACAGGTAATTATCTTGGTAATTATTATATTATCCTCATTATACCTGGAGATTGGAGTTTTGAACTTATTGAATACGTACATAAAGGAACTATTTACAATCAAGGTAACGACATTATTGTTGGACAAGACCATGAGTTTGCGCAAGGAAGAAAAAAATATGCAGAGAATACGACGGGAGGGTATTATGCAGCGCGTCTCCCCATTCTACAATTTCTAAAAAAGCATCGTAAACAAGGACGAGTCATTATATTTCGCACTATTACTGAAGAATACACGGTGCCACTTGGCGTGTGGGTAGTTCGTGAAGGGGTACGAAATAGCCTTAACAAACCAGTCAATTCTGATGAGATAAGTGATAGCGAGTCACTTCTTCGCGCAGCAAAAAAAGAAGCAAAAAAACTTAATATCGCAGACCCCGACAAATTTATTAATCTTAGCATTGTCTTAAAAGAAGAACAAAAAAGTTTGAAGCGTTGGTTTTAGTAGTTAGGATAAGAGTTCAATAAAATAATTTTTATCTTAAATTCAAATCAAAGAATAATGCCAGAAAAAGATAGAAGACATCAAACTTTTTAATGCAAAAAATAGTTTTCTTACACTAAAAAAATCTTCCATGCCTCAAAAAAATGAGGGTGAACAATCTCGCGCTAGAATTAACATACAAAACAAATTCCCAATAGCATAAAAAATTTTATTCAAACAAAGAATTAAGGAGGAAACACTTTAAAAAAAATTAAAACGCATCATCAAGTACTGGTGTTTGAAAAAGATTTACCAAATTATCGCCGTCTCCATTTGAATCAGGAATTATTGACTCTACAAGCAATAAGGGTTTTTTAGTTACAAGTTCTCCTTTATGAGTATAATAATCTTGAGGAAGCGCATAACCTTGAATAGCAACATTTTTTGTTGGAAAACCATAACTAACCGCTTCTTCATACTCTTTACGATGAGAATCTAAATACAATGAATAAGAAAATAATCCTTGAATAGACTGGCCCAACATATCTACAATCTCAAATTGCCTATGCGAATGTTTATATAAATTAACCACAACAGGTTGCGAAGGAATTTCTCGAAGAAATACATCATTAAGAAAAATGTATCGGGGATTAGTTACTTTTTCTAAATGAGCATATTTAAAACGAAAAACATCCGTAAGGGTTGCAATACAATGACTCAATGGTTGCGCTGAAAAATCTTGAGGTGTAAAACGACTATATTGAATAGCTAATAAATTAATATGATAAGGATTAGGTTCTGAAAGAAATGCATAGTTTGCTAAAATATCAGAAACATTATCAAGTAAAAAAGATTGCAACCTATGTGTTTTAAAAAGATGTGCTAGTTCAAACTCATTATCGTTAATAAGTGCAGCGAGTTGTTGCTGTGTAAATTCTTCCATTAAAAACTTGACTCTTAACGCATTTAAAAAAATTTCTATTAAAAAAGTTTAATTATACTTAAAAACAACATAAAAAATTATTTCCAAAAGAAATCCTGGTAAAAAAACGTGTTCCAAAAGAAATAAAAAATAGTTACGCCTATAACACTTGTCAATTGTTTAATCTCGCCAAGTTACATCAACATCATCTGTTCTTAAATAAGGATCGATTTTAGAATTTTCAACCTCTGTACACTGACCATTACCACCGACCCCCGAACGCAGTCCATCCGCACCACTCCCCGAACCCTGACCCTCATCACCAACCACTGAACCCTGACCCCTTGTATGCTGCAATATCCCTTGCCAGGCTATCATTGCTGCATTATCCACATTAAATTCATTGGGCAAAACAAAGCATGTTGCTCCTCGCTCCGCACACATCAGGTGCGCCATTTCTTGGAGTCGAGTATTGCACGCAACACCGCCGCCTAAGAGCAATTCTTTTTTCTCTGTGTGCGCTAGTGCTCGTTCAGAAACTTCAAGAAGCATTGCAAACACAGTTTCTTGAATACTATAACATAAATCTTCAATACGATGGTTTCCATCTTTAATAAGTTGCTTCAATTTTGTTTGAAGTCCTGCAAAATTTACATCCATGCCTTTCACTCCATAAGGAAGCGAAATAAAATTTTCTCCTTCGCTAGCTAACTTTTGAATTTTTGGTCCGCCAGGAAAACCTAAACCAAGTTCTCTTGCAATGGTATCTAAAAAGTTTCCAACACCAATATCTAATGTTTCACCAAACACGCGATACTTCTTGCCCTCATATGCAATGACTTGTGTATTTGCCCCACTTGCATATAACAATACAGGGTCATCGCATCGTTGCTCAGAATCACTCTCGCCGTAAGGTTTTCCTTTCAGTCTACCAATTTCTAAGTGCGCAATGCAATGATTCACACCAATAAGTGGAATATGCAATTGCAATGCTAAGCTTCGGGCTACCGCCGCGCCAATACGAAGCGCGTGTCCGATGCCTGGACTTTGTGAAAATGAAATAAGACTCAGCTCAGAAAACGTAACGCCAGCCTTCTCAACTGCTTGTTTAATGATTTCATCGCAAATATCTGTATGATGGTCAGAAAGTTCAGCGGGAATGAGCCCGCCTTGTTCTGTAGTAAAGAGTTTTCGCTCATTAGAAAGCACTTCGCCATCAAACGTCACAACGCTCACACCGAACGTGTGAGCAGTACTTTCTATTCCTAAGCATAATTGTTTGTCAGGCATAAAAAAAAGAGAAGAAAAGATTATTATAAATCTATTGAAATAAAAAAGTTGTTGAAATTATTATTGAAAAGTGTAATTAGGAACTTTCTTCACGATTTCTTTATCAACGCTTTGCATGAATCGATACACGCTTGCTTTGAGTTCTTCGAGTTGATCAGATAACGCCATAAAAAGAGTTTTGTCGATATATTGCAAGTCATAGGCCAACATAAGAAGCACTTCAACTTCTCGACAGCTTCCATAACTATATTGCAAGTGATTAAAAAATACCTTATTTGACACGTTACTTGCTCCTTCAACAATATTTAAAACGATGCTTGTCCCTGCACGTTGGAGTTGAGAAAACATGTTGCGCTGTTCGGTGTCAGGTAGCAAGGACAAGACATCATAAATCTCCAAGAGAAACGAATAAGATAAATGAAAAATTTTTAATTTCTTAAAATTTCTTCCCATACTCTATTCTTGAGCTAGGTGGTTAAAAGGTACTTCTATTGATTTTCCGAAAAGTTTTCGAGTTTCGAAAAAAAAAGTTCTCTTTGAGGCAAGCTAAAGCAAGCTCCAAAACTTCTCAGAGGTTTTTCGCTGTGAGGCAGTTTGTTTGTGTAATAAAAAAAGATGAAGGAATTGTTTAGTGTAAAAAAAGAAAAGAAGGGGAAAGAAGAAAACGAACAGGACTAGAACACGTAAAAAGAAGAATAAGACGCGAGGAAGAAAATCAAAGGAAGAAGACAATAATGCTGTCGCTAATCTTATAACGGTATCAATTAATCATTTTTTTAGAAAAAGAAAAAAATGAAGAAGAGACCCGTGCAAAAGAAATTAGACATTAGTAAACATTCACGCTAGTAAATACAAAAAGT
This DNA window, taken from Candidatus Woesearchaeota archaeon, encodes the following:
- a CDS encoding Fe-S cluster assembly protein HesB, which codes for MKSPTPAQIKSFQKKILIFYKEEGRHDLPWRHTTDRYKIMVSEIMLQQTQVSRVIEKYNNWIEEFPTPQSLAKATLAQVLKAWSGLGYNARGKRLWDAAKIIVDRHKGTVPKNSETLLSLPGIGPYTARSILIFADNAPLATVDTNIRRILIHEFNLPETTSNKDLFELAEQLLPEGKSRDYHNALMDYGSIKLTSKKSGIKPKTTQSKFAGSRRFYRGQIIKYLTTNKTITLKQAKKLFPNCKHDLQSIFDELIAEKILEVNTRSFFIKN
- a CDS encoding U32 family peptidase C-terminal domain-containing protein gives rise to the protein MKSKQTPELLMPAGDLEKAKFAFAFGADAVYAGVPLFSLRTKENKFNIDEIKEIIDYAHNLNKKVYVTTNIYPHNEKLEPFFAAIKELVKLGPDAFIVSDPGVIHHFRTTYPQVYLHLSVQQNNVNWASAQFWGSQGIKRIILARELTLDEIKTIVEKNPDMEFEAFVHGEMCIAYSGRCLLSNYLTGRDANQGACAQSCRWQYKVLEENLRPGEYHDAYEDENGTYIMNSKDLCAIEYLKELADIDICSFKVAGRNKGVNYVAIVAKTYRQAIDKLAKEETPDYESLIKELESVGNRGFIPGFLKGRPEEQGQRYDKNTMLQTHVFTGILTNYNKETKEATFLAKNKTDVGDTIQIITPTQTITHTITEMKNSEEQPITSIAPGAGKFTITLQEDQNIDSDFCIARRAGKQKRKE
- the tsaD gene encoding tRNA (adenosine(37)-N6)-threonylcarbamoyltransferase complex transferase subunit TsaD → MPDKQLCLGIESTAHTFGVSVVTFDGEVLSNERKLFTTEQGGLIPAELSDHHTDICDEIIKQAVEKAGVTFSELSLISFSQSPGIGHALRIGAAVARSLALQLHIPLIGVNHCIAHLEIGRLKGKPYGESDSEQRCDDPVLLYASGANTQVIAYEGKKYRVFGETLDIGVGNFLDTIARELGLGFPGGPKIQKLASEGENFISLPYGVKGMDVNFAGLQTKLKQLIKDGNHRIEDLCYSIQETVFAMLLEVSERALAHTEKKELLLGGGVACNTRLQEMAHLMCAERGATCFVLPNEFNVDNAAMIAWQGILQHTRGQGSVVGDEGQGSGSGADGLRSGVGGNGQCTEVENSKIDPYLRTDDVDVTWRD
- a CDS encoding four helix bundle protein, which produces MGRNFKKLKIFHLSYSFLLEIYDVLSLLPDTEQRNMFSQLQRAGTSIVLNIVEGASNVSNKVFFNHLQYSYGSCREVEVLLMLAYDLQYIDKTLFMALSDQLEELKASVYRFMQSVDKEIVKKVPNYTFQ
- a CDS encoding DUF4346 domain-containing protein; translation: MNKKIPIKKIIAEKNPTEWIMDKKGYFLIDPRPKEGIIYAHHYTKEKKYDISIEGKDAESIYYTILREALVSTLMHAAYLGSELQKAEQFILSNQGTYVQDKPIQFPDNNEK